The Bactrocera dorsalis isolate Fly_Bdor chromosome 2, ASM2337382v1, whole genome shotgun sequence region atttttgtGTTCCATAAGCTGTGTTagcaacattttaaaataaccTGATTAATCGACGACATCAAGTTTGTCACCATTCATATTATATAACTACCTCAAAGCAATCGGATCTGACTGCCCGCGTTTTCACATCACATAAGAAAAGtttcttatattattatatttgccaATGAATGATATTgatcataaatacatatgttgcctacatttaggctgactatgaacgaaaatattttcttttcatatttacttattacttttttattatataataatgaaGTAAACccaactattttaataaaaaaaattaattaaactaaaaattaaattttttaaataattttctgaattttaattaaataaaaattatgaaaaaaaaataattaaattattaaattaaacataaaaaaattaagttttttaaataattttgaatttttgtattttaattaataaaaataaaagggttgctgaaatttgaaaatatgaatCGGTTAAATAGTAGCGTTGACCTTGCAGCTTATTAATATCACTAAACTATGTTTCAGCAACATTTGTTTAGGTTCTTGACTTTATCAAACTTAATTTTTAGAtaagtgttttttaatttatgtgcgTTCGCAATCCTTGAAACTTAATAATGTTGCTAAACAATGTTTCAGCAACATGTGTCtagctgcaaaaatataaaacaattatttatggttactttttgaaatttatttgcatttttaaacaTTGCAACTCATTGATGTTGCTAAAGAATGTATCTAAATAATGGTTCAGCAACATGCATCTAACTTcaagaatatgtatataaaacgtAGTTTATAgtaaacttttgaaatttatttgcattcgaAAACATTGCAGCTAACAATGTTTCAGCAACATGTGCCTAgctaaatgaatatataaaaatcaatttatggtttattattattattttttatttatttgcatttgtaaACATTTCAGCTAGCTTACTGATGTTGCTAAACTATGTTTCAGCAACATGTGTCTAACttcattaatataaaaaatgtaattaatagtTACTTcatctttgatttttttgcacTTGTAAACGTTGTAGCTTAATGATGTTGCTAAATAATGTTTCAGCAACATGTGTTTAGTTTCAtgaatataaacaatttaattatcaGTTACTTTCTTACATTGCTTGGCACTCGTAAACATTGCAGCTTATTGATGTTGCTAAGCAATGTTTCAGCAACATTTTTCTAGTTTCATCaatatatcaaattttatttatagttattttcttacatttttggCATTCGTAAACATTGCAGCTTATTGATGTTGCTAAACAATATGTCAGCAACATTTATCTAGCTTCAtccatatataataaaatttaatttataggttattttttagttttatttgtgttCTTACACAACTACTTTCGTGAAGGTTTAATAAATATGTTGGGTGAATAAAAAAAGTACAgaatttaatggaaatttttgcATTGCCAACATCCTGTTTCACGCACTTTGgctaaacatatttacatttacgcACATTCACTTTTGAAAGCTCGAGAATGTCAGTTACTTAGCGCGCCCGTCATTTTatgtgttcatatgtatgtatgtagctgcgCCTACCCGTCTGGCTGTGTGTCTGTCTGTGCGCCGTTACAACTGTTGACGTCTCAGCTGACTCAATGTCAAATTAATTGCCAAATCGTTGTTGTAATTGCAAGCGTAACGTTTTGATTACCTGCCAgttattgtatatttatgtatttacatataatatgtatgtatatatttatatacatatgcacatactaatatgtgtatatgtatgtgtggattgTACGTGTGCTTTGAATTGTAATAACCGAGCGTAACGCGAAATTAATGCACTACAAAGTTACTTGTAATTAATGACACTAATTTTATATcagaacaaaaaacataaaccagataacaacaacaacaaaaacacatttttttcctGCTCCCGTTATTATCGCGCTGATTAGTGATGCTACGGTGCTTCGTACCCGCCTTTCAATCAACAAATTAATACAagcttgtttgttgtttttgttgttggtgcttctgttgttgttgctgttgctctaCTGCTGTAATATTCCGCAATGAGCTGCCGGTAATGTGTGCTTAGGCAGAAATTTCCGTCGAAGTGATTGCAAATCAAAAAACACTaaaacaatgcaacaacaacaacaaatacaacagcGATGGAAATGAGCGCAGGGAAATATTGTGCATTCACGTACGCTTAAGCAGTCAATCAGTGAGCCTCCGCTGCATAATGCGATTAAACCAGTTTAAATTTATCGCCGCTTAGCCATAACAGCGGCAACAATGGCAATAATCGTGCACAATTAACTGTAATCTTTTccctgtatatgtatgtacgtgggtgagtgtgtgtgcaGCGGCGGCAACCGATAGGGAAACGTCACTGCAACACTGCcgtggaatatttttttaaaatcctCACGTCGTTGGCATTAAAGAATCTTGTGCCTCATCTActtatcgttgttgttgttgttcgggGTTTTTGCACACGCTCGTTTGTTCTCGTCCTTATCGTTTACGGCGTTgcactttgttgcactggggaTTTTCCTAAATGTGCCGTTAAAAGAGATTGTTGCCGTGCAGGGTTTACTATTTTTACTTCCACTCACATCCCTTCGAAATCGTATTTTTACATCTTTTTGATTATCGGCACTCAGCCGCTAAGAATAAAtatggattttaataaaaaaaaaccttattttttatttcttttcagttGGCAACTGAGCAATAAATACTAAAAgctataaaaatctacaaataaaaaccaaaacaaaaacaaagcgcaCATCAAAATGGCTGTTATACTACATGAAGTTTACGACTGGTACAGAGATCTCATGGACAATCGAAGTGGTGAGTGGTAATcgcaaaaaaacatacatagtTCTACTTACCGTTTAAACTTAACGGAAACAATCTGattatcaattattattatttttttttttttgttctataaCCCAAACCtaaatctataaaattttaattcaatatcaTTCAATTAGGTAagagatatcaatgaaatttttaattcctgtgaaagtaaatacattcgatgccattatgtatagAACTGGATTTCTTTTCCATGGCTGCCGTAATTTCACGTTCGAAATTCGTATGAAATTCACTAATCCGTCGCtgacttgttggcatagaccacaGATTTGACATAgacccacaggaaatagtctaacggcgtcaaatcacacgaccgaggcggccaattgactgggccatttagTGAGATAACACATTCACCAAACTTGCTTTCAATGAATCGATTGTGGCATTCGCTGTGCGGCTTGTGGCACCGTcatgttggaaccacatattttcCCAGTCggtccaaaaatattcggttataatTGAGCGGTGCGACTCCCGTTCACAGCAACGTGCCGAATGAcaccgccggcccataaaccgcaccaaaccgtaattttttcgcgATCCAATGGTGACTTAGGGAGCTAGTGTGGATTGCTGCccgaccaataacgcatattttgcttattgacaaaGCCAATCAGCCacaaatgagcctcatcgctgaagatgatttttcgatgaaaatccgacTCAGCGCAACTCACGAATATTCACGATTCAGGTGGtcaaacggcttcagttcttgcgtcaatttgatcttgtacagatgtaggccaagatcttttcacaaaattcgccacaacgccttcacagagatgcccaacgttTGAGAACGATGTGTGAGAAGCTGATTTGGATCTTCCTTAATAGATGCGCTAGCTTTATTATCGAcatttctttgtctcactggcacgggaacaatttgtactgtgcctgtagACTAAAATTTTTcgactagacgctcaattgttgatttggCAGGAAGACGTAatgacaaaccttactgaaaataaatgtcaaaagagctgcaatatggcgtcgtttgtcTCTTTCGGTCTAGTTTTGTAgcatccctattgaaaaaccggttataaagaaatttaaagttgtaaCAGGCCAACGGTTGTCTTCAAACGGAAAACATTCAAATCGAATTAAGATGATCTATAATCTAAAATGATCTTATAAAAATCTTTGTCTTGCTTTTGATCAGTGGAATTGTAGCcaactatatattatagtgatccgatatcggtggttccgacaaaaGAACAACTTCATATAGAAAAAGGAAGtctgtaaaatttcagatcgatctGATCGGTTATATGTATAAACCCAAGTTTTATAGGGTACCGTCGTTGCCTTTTTTACAAACTACATGGTTAAATTAGCCTTAGCTCTAGCCTGGATATATAATTAATGTTGTCATCACTGATAACGTGATAACGCGTATGTGAGGAGTCCGCGTTGAAATGGAGGtttttagctttaatttttaGTTGAACTTTTTTCCTGGTAAGGATTCGACAGATGAGGGAGGGTTCGGGAACTTTTGCGCTTGATGTCACTGCAGTTCTGCATTGTTCTAGTGGTTTCATTGCTACATGtcaagtttttccaaaaaacaggcaaccatttgctGGGAGATGCTACGtgcgcgaacaacttttgttgaatTCAGCCCAACTGGAAAGAGCAATATAGTCGACTACTGCTTGTTTTCGGGCTCATTCGCTTAAATCCACTAGTTTTTAACGTCTCAATATGTTATGTGTTCATTTAATAtgtttattcaatatttattaccAGTCACGATGTCAaagacgtgtttcgaagcacatctatcgtattttttaacatttctctcgaccaatcgacacgagTTTTTGAGCGATTGCGAAATTGTGTGAAATCCAacgtgaacattttttttttcaatcaagtGATCATGCAATATTGACTGATATCTAATGCttatagttgtctcaatctcaaCTCAAGAtagcacagcatcaatagttgcACACGgaaaaacaactgattttggacgacctgcACGAAATTCTTCTTGGAATGATCTACGACCCGGATTGTTCATTCATGCTCTGTCGCTATGATAATTCACGtccaaagttgtaaaaaataattaaacaaaaatgttcgcgatttaattccattttttggtcgagaagaatattttaagttactgtttATAATAAAAGTAGTGCTCCTATGTCAAAACGTAACGTCATTACTCCGATAGCTTTACTTCTTCTTGCGAATCAATCAAGAAATATATGCTTTGGTGTCCACCATATCTGCTCCGTCCCTACTGTACTCTCCCATTGAGCCCTGTTTTATTGCCAGGAAACTTGCATTCGTAGGAAAGAAAAACCAAATTATCCCTTTGCTTattattaattcatttaaatcAAATAACCGCATGCTTTTCTAACTTAGCTTAAATATAACATCACAAGTCCATTTAATTTATGCCAGCTGTTTGATCGATTCGCCACACTTCACgcttctaatttttttgttgaatcgAATACAATTCCATTGTTTTTTCGCCATATTGCCACGTGACAGAATCGCTTTTGTTTCGTATTATATAAGTAGTAAATCCggtcatttacaatatttttcacatttaaattttatagcaaTTTATTAGTAATGATTATTTAAATGACTCAATGCcggtttttcatattttaaacgTTTTTACAGATCCACGTGTCAAAGACTGGCCCATGATGTCATCGCCCTTCCCCACCTTACTGGTCTGCGTATTCTATGCCTACTTCAGCAAATCGCTTGCGCCGCGCCTGATGGCGAAGCGAAAAGCATTGGATCTGCGCAAAATACTCGTCTACTATAATCTATTCCAGACAATGTTCAGCGCGTGGATTTTCTATGAGGTgagttttcaattttattcttccaaatcacatacatatgacgctgcaaataaaaagcctaatctaattttatattcttgcttTGCAGTACTTAAGAAGCGGCTGGTGGGGTAACTACAGTTTCAAATGTCAGCCCGTCGATTACTCCAACAATCCATTGGCATTGCGCGTAAGTGTGCTTTTTTGATTACATAATATGTACGAATGGCATagtagtgtgtgtatgtgtgctttacaaaaaaaaaattttaaatgcttaCTTTggctgcatcgaagctataaaccattcacaaataaaaaagttttcgatacaaggacttgattttgatcggcaagtttgtatggcagctatgtgctatagtcgTTCGATCAAAACAATTCGCTCGAAAATAGCAGCGTTCccttagataataatctatgtcaaattaCGGAAAGatattttgccaaataaaagagttttccatacgaagacttgtttttgatcggtcaggttgtatggcagctatatcctattATGGTCCGACATCAatgatttcgacaaatgagtagcttcttagggagaaaagaacttgtgcaaaatttcagatcaaaatctcaaaaattgcAGGACTAGTTCTCGTATCGAGAAACTTTGTCACGCTgatactttacatacatactaaatgtacttacatacatatgtgttttacaaacttcgtaccaaacttaaaatattaggtTCAGGgtttaaaaacacacacaaacacatgttcACACATATGACAGCTAGATAAAGGTGaaagtattttctatattttttatatctaaaattgttttattattgtaaactTTGATGCTATTCATAAATGAGcttcatacatataaacatacatttacCGCTGCatttaatacatacatttacgtacatacataaatctaaTTGAtcgaatttattttgatttttgaatttattcattttcactCGCAGATGGCACGTACTTGTTGGTGGTATTACATTTCAAAATTCACAGAGTTCTTTGATACGCTATTCTTCATATTGCGCAAGAAAAATGAACATGTATCAACGTTGCATGTCATCCATCATGGCTGCATGCCCTTCTCCGTATGGATGGGCATGAAATTCACGCCAGGTAAAAAATCGGCTTTTAATTGCTAGCAGCGCGCGCTTTAAACGAAACGCTTTTATTTACGTATTgcgaaatttaataatttttaacaacagcaacaaccataAATTACTAATATATCTCTTCCCCGACTGTAGGCGGTCACAGCACATTCTTCGCGCTGCTCAACACCTTCGTGCACATTGTTATGTACTTCTACTATATGATCGCCGCAATGGGTCCCAAATACCAGAAGTTCATCTGGTGGAAGAAATACCTAACCACCTTCCAAATGGTAAGCACAACAGTTTTCACAAAAATACcatgttgttgcatttttaattaatcacGTGTTTGCTTTTAGGTACAATTTGTCGCCATTTTCACCCATCAGTTCCAGTTGCTGTTCAGAGAGTGCGATTATCCCAAAGGCTTTATGGTTTGGATTGGTCTGCATGGCATTATGTTCCTGTTTCTATTCTCTGACTTTTATAAAGCCAAGTACACAAATGCACGCGCCCGTAGCGCGGCGGTGAAAGCCAACAACACAAATGGTTATACCAAATTACCTGCGTCGAATGGCAAATGCATACCTGTCAGTAATGGTGATTTGTCCAATCATTTGGTAGcgtccaacaacaacaagggtgCTTGCATGGTGAGTACTTGTATTTCTTCTCGCTTTTTGTGGTTATGTTTCAGTAATTTACACTTAGAAGATTTGAAATAAGTTTTATGCgacgcttgttgttgctgtagtaaTATAGCATCGTGTTATATCACGCTCCgatcaaaaattttaagtgattaGCTTACATACATGTAATTTATTCACTAATCGAGtctaaaacagctgtttttgtcattaaaaattcaaaaatcgtgcaatatttagtaaaaaaacaatattttaatgtgtaattttctataaaagtcgttttgttttaattatttcccatttaatgaaaataatgtacGAAGTTTTTGGCCTTGGGAGTCCATTGACAAGTGAATTCAGCATTGCTTTTAAGtcattgtttgtttacatttttttatctttgtagtgtctaaatcagctgtgacaacgtaattaattttttatagacaAACATATGACATTAAATCAGAATCATACAGAAATATTTCTAGTCGGTTAGCTTGAAATCTAAGACGAAATTAGCAagtgtcatttttgtatggcgaaatttTGGTAACGCTAGTAGATAAGTGAAATAATCTACTCAAGAGTCCAAATTAGGTGATGAATTGTCGGTCCATTTTCATAAGATTATGCTTAGGTTGCGTTAGCTCACAGTGCTGTATACCTGATCATAAACCTTTTCCGAAGTATCTGGGGTCTAAGTGACTGAAAAGGACAATCAGGACTAAAAGTtagctttgaaaaattttaggtTAGGTCAAGCGAGCGTGTTCGcacaaattaaacaaattaagagAATGCGGCTGCAAGGCCACATTTTAAGCATTATCTACTCCttcaataaaatgtttttttcaaataagacCTTAACCTCCAGTGCAGTTCAAACTCGTTTATAAATCATATgaacttttaacaaaaatagtttgcacaataaaagcaaagcaaaaatcttgAATAATGTCAATGCCTTCCCATAGCACATACGCATACATCCTCAGCACACGCCATAGATTGTACTTTGTTGTCCATTTTCATTTATCAAGAAACGTTTACACACAAGTGTTTCTTTTCTAAGTTCTATTTAATATACACTTAAGCCCCTGCATATGCTTATGTCAATTAgtaatcaaaacaaatttataatagtGGCCTACCCTAAATCAATTACCATGTATGAATGTGCTTTCAGCATTTTTTAAAAGCGCTTCAAATAAATTTGTGCCAAGTGCTTAGGCAAACGCGCCTAATTACAGAACTAAACATCGAGCAGTAAACTAACGCACAGGTGCCAATTTGTTGAGTTATTATCATTTACGTTGccactattgttattgttattgttttgcgtGTGGAGCTACTACCGCTGTCCAGTACTTCTCCACTGTAGAAGTTTTAAACTTTAATTCAAGTAAATGTTTGTGCAATTATATAATTCAATGTCTAAAGTGTAAGTGTTTAATGTATTGACCGCGGCACGTGGTTGACATTCTAGGGTATTGGCTTGAGTTTTTCGAGACACTAATGTCTTCATAATTTGGAAATAAACACTTTTATAGGCTAATATGACGCATGTTGAGGTATCGCAGTGACGTTTTTGCagtaatgtatacatatttacatatagcaTTGTACATTAGCATTCTTTTATAGTTGAAAAGAGTATAAggaactttaattttaaaaacttaaagcaTTCTTTGTTGACGTAGTCACCGGTTACGAGTTTATAGCCGAACTTTAAGCATTactcaaacaagaaaaaacaaaaataagttaaGTTCGGTTGCACTGACGCTACAATACCCTTCACGAGTGTTTTTCTCAGAGCATAAAAGGTGCAAAAAGATAATTAACTTGATTTTGGTTGGCAatcttgtatgacagctatatgctagagtagCCCGATCTTAACAATGTGCTCGGTTAATTCTCGATTGGAGATTCcaaagtaaataatatatgccgaatttcgtgaagataatttATCAAATGTAGCGTAGCTTTAGAcaataatctatgtcaaattttgtgcagatattttgcgaaataattaaattttgatacaaagacttgattttggtcGATCAATGCTATATAGTGTTGTCAAAATCTTACTATCAAGGAAGTTTTACTTTgtctttataattatttatattttttttattattattgattatttttttattattatttattatttttttattattacttatattattattactttttttattatataccataattttttaaagtgctataaaatttttaactaatcGTATACCTCATTTTCTTCCAATTCGACAGCCCGTTTTGGACGAGGAAGCCGAAAGCATCAAGCCCAATCATCACTTCACCAATGGCTATAAAAATGGCTATGCTAATGGCCACGCCTTCAAGGAGGGCGATGGTGTGCTATCCACAAACGATGCTATACTCAATCCGGACAGCAGTAGCTCTAGTCTACACCAGCGAAAAGTCAAATAAAGCATAAAGTGTAACAAAAGCAAGCAGAAATAACCAGCAAAGAATAGTTAGgacttaagtatatatatattaataacaaaaacaaaacaaaaaaacacatacacacaaaaaaaaattgattattttttatatatacataaattatatatttaataatttaaatcgaGTAAATATGGagcttttatatatgtatctgtatataaatatatatttaaaagttgGAAAAAGGAAACACaagaattaattataattaaaatactaTACATTATAGCAGcaacaaagaagaatatgttCTAAGGTCaagtacatttgtacatacatacatacatttatttctaGACCTAATCTAGTATCACCAAGTTGTTCAAACAATTTgcagtagatatgtatgtatttaatgcaAAAGAAACAAAGAAACGATTAACAAAACAAAGCGAAGTGcagaaaacatatgtatgtctcatttagacaaaaacaaaaacaacacaaaaataagaaaaaaaatcaaatcaaattaaagcaacccatacattttatttaagtacattTATTAGATATAGAAGAGCAACAATTGCGCGCCGCTTTCTTGTAGGTTCGAGGAGAAGGAGGAGTAGGGAGGGAAAGTAAAGGCGAAGTcaaacaatttattattataaatttgtaaGCATTCAAATGGTATTTTACATTCTCCACACgcataaattatgcaaaaaataccacatatatacaaatatatatgtatgtacatatatatgtataagaagaAACAGAACAAAGCGAATCTTAAAGTTTTACGCAAACTTGGCAACAACagggaaatatataaataaaataataaaatggacGTCTACAAAAACTATTGTTAATATtgctacaactacaacaactaccGAATACTATTATTATAtgctacaaaagcaacaactactATCAAGCGACACTACTACCACCAAAAaaagttacaattaaaattctcattttttttttgtattaaactcTACTACTTTATAGTACAGTTATGCGCGTAAATCACACGAGTGCATGCGTGCAGCCGACAGCCATAGCGATTGCTGCGCAATTATGGCAAGTCGGCGGTGCGCATGCGCAATGtgcatttgtatacatttacCTAACAATAAACTAGacttatgtaaatgtatttatagcgagttaattatgtaaattttttatataacccGTCAAAGAAAAGTTCGAAAtagtaacaaaaaaaagtaaataataataacaaacaacaacaatgtcaagtACACTGATAGCACAGCattttatgtatatgttgcaaaattttagtcaagaaaatgcgaaatgaaaataaaaatcaaataagaaaatgctattttgtataaaaacgggTGAGGTATTCCATTTTGTGGACAAATAAGTAACTGAAGAACaaactatatttataaatatgtatgtatgtatatgcctataaatatttacaaatatcacTACTTAGTTAGCTGCGTCCTATTAAACAATATACTcgttgtacatatatataagtatatagatatacatatatgtatatatgtaggtatatcgtcacctaaaatgcaaaaaaacgtatctcacttttcataaaattacaGGCAGTCAGAGAGGAAAAACGTTACAATAAAAACCACtcatgttgaaaaaaattgagttttggttatagaatggttatattttggttagccatattgaaaaaatagaattttggTGACGAAATGGTTATCttttggttatcatacactcatatcaAAACAAAGTTTGCGTTTTGCTCATAAAATGGTCATATTTTGGTTATCACACACGCATATTgtaacaaaatttgagtttcggttatgttttggttattatatccgACAGCCATTTTTGATCTTTTtaatgatacgttgttttgcagtttagatgacgatatatatacatatatttatttatatactacaatACATGACAGACAGTGCGTGCGTATGTGTACAGTAAGTGCATAAGTGCGagcatgtatatataaatatgtatgtagttagcAAGAATGAAGtttatatttgtagttaaaTTAATGCTTAAGCGCTATTGTTCGTttattctctttatttttatcaaaaaatactgAATATAAGTAAAAAAAGCTGTTATTTAGCAAGAAATTTTACGAAATTATTAACTGTAACtcttagttgttgttgcattttaagctttttaattcATATGACGTGCGTTAACGgcactttttttgttgttttaatttgcaatttgtattttacacaagcacacaaatacatacgtacacttACGTGTAAGCAATagtttatatgcatacatatatacatttatatatacttatatatataatatactgtattttattttccttttgtaAGGGTTACTGGtagtcaaattttgtttgtttgtatattctcttttcgaaatatgtataatgtgttattattttgattgaaaaaaacaaaaacagcaatgcTCTTTTGTACAACACACACTCAACCatatattacatacacatatgagtAGATATGTATTGCTACgcttaattattatttgcataCTTTTGTAAGGTTAATGTGCCTAATGTGTCTACTTTATAATGTACTTTTGTAAAGTTACTTAGTGGAATTCTGTTTCTTTGAATAAACTCATGAATCCATACAGAAATCGAAGAGAAATGGCGTTTTATTCTATGTATGTCAAAGGATCATGCTTCAAAAAGGAGTTGCtctattgttattgtatttgtagCACAATTTTAAGCGCAAATTGATTTAGAGAAAATGTCAGATGTTGCTTCATAGGGGTCGAAAGTATCCTTACAgtgttgaagaaaaaaaaagttgttattgGGTCGTTCATTAAGTAATTTCGTTGACAACAGCTGATTTTATCGATTTATTTCGCAGAAAACTTTACACTTAACCGCTTTAtcgttatgttgttgttgtaacggttatctagtcCCGGTTATGgtggtaaggttcagataagtttTCATCGAGGTTATCCAACAGTAAGGcgaggaaacgtgctgtttcgactgGATCGGACCATAAGGAAAAAGGTgcagatgtgtagggttagaTGGGATAGAGATATTTGATAtaggtaggagtttaacctgctagaGTTAAACTCTCTCCAGAACACAGCTACGCAAGAGTCACTCTAGGTTCTCGCAGCAACTTGAGCTCGTTTGtttgcaataggtggtggtttgactccaaatATGGCATTCACTGGGAGTTAGTCGGTGAAGTTGTTTATAGCTACACTGTGAATGATGAAAATGgcatgtctgaagtttgttacgtccgaagtctggtcgccGTATAGTTTTATGTCGTCTTCGTTGTTAAGGAAGGACCTCTTGAAGTTCCTAGGAGACGGTTCCGCTTCAAGCAGGCGACTGAAGGGATGGTTTCTACGAAAACACgccagcagaaactgcttgcagtgaagttcattatgctccttaactgggacaTGGGTGCTGATGTTCGATCGGACACATCAAGGGACGTCCCGTTACATCGAAGACGTCCCGTTacagtccggagtgcagtgttctggtATGTCTGAAGCTTTCTCGTCTTCTTTTCACAGCATTCATGCGACCATA contains the following coding sequences:
- the LOC105223645 gene encoding elongation of very long chain fatty acids protein — encoded protein: MAVILHEVYDWYRDLMDNRSDPRVKDWPMMSSPFPTLLVCVFYAYFSKSLAPRLMAKRKALDLRKILVYYNLFQTMFSAWIFYEYLRSGWWGNYSFKCQPVDYSNNPLALRMARTCWWYYISKFTEFFDTLFFILRKKNEHVSTLHVIHHGCMPFSVWMGMKFTPGGHSTFFALLNTFVHIVMYFYYMIAAMGPKYQKFIWWKKYLTTFQMVQFVAIFTHQFQLLFRECDYPKGFMVWIGLHGIMFLFLFSDFYKAKYTNARARSAAVKANNTNGYTKLPASNGKCIPVSNGDLSNHLVASNNNKGACMPVLDEEAESIKPNHHFTNGYKNGYANGHAFKEGDGVLSTNDAILNPDSSSSSLHQRKVK